A genomic region of Globicephala melas chromosome 9, mGloMel1.2, whole genome shotgun sequence contains the following coding sequences:
- the OPN1SW gene encoding LOW QUALITY PROTEIN: short-wave-sensitive opsin 1 (The sequence of the model RefSeq protein was modified relative to this genomic sequence to represent the inferred CDS: deleted 1 base in 1 codon): MSKMSEEEEFFLFKNILVGPWDGPQYRLAPVWAFHLQAAFTGFVFVVGTPLDATVLVATLRYRKLRQPLNYILVNVSLGGFIYCIFSVFVVFITSCHGYFVFGRHVCALGAFLGRTAGLVTGWSLAFLVFERYIIICKPFGNFRFSSKHALMVVLATWTIGIGVSIPPFFGWSRFVPEGLQCSCTVGTKYYSEYYTWFLFIFCYTVPSLSLICFSYSQLLGVFRAVAAQQQEAATTQKAGREVSHKVVMMVGSFCLCYTPYAALAMYIVNNHNHGVDLRFVTIPAFFPKSACVYNPIIYCFMNKQFQACIMEMVCGRPMTDESDMSSSQKMEVSTVSSSQVGPILACLQQQGFYI, translated from the exons ATGAGCAAGATGTCGGAGGAGGAGGAGTTTTTTCTGTTCAAGAACATCTTGGTGGGGCCGTGGGATGGGCCTCAGTACCGCCTCGCCCCTGTCTGGGCCTTCCACCTCCAGGCAGCCTTCACGGGCTTTGTCTTCGTTGTAGGGACGCCACTCGATGCCACAGTGCTGGTGGCCACACTGCGCTACAGAAAGTTGCGGCAGCCACTCAACTACATTCTGGTCAATGTATCCCTGGGGGGCTTCATCTACTGCATCTTCTCTGTCTTTGTCGTCTTCATCACCAGCTGTCATGGATACTTTGTCTTCGGCCGCCATGTTTGTGCTCTGGGGGCCTTCCTGGGCCGTACAGCAG GTCTGGTGACAGGCTGGTCACTGGCCTTCTTGGTCTTTGAGCGCTACATCATCATCTGTAAGCCCTTCGGCAACTTCCGCTTCAGCTCCAAGCACGCACTGATGGTGGTCCTGGCCACCTGGACCATTGGTATTGGTGTCTCCATCCCACCCTTCTTTGGCTGGAGCCG GTTTGTCCCCGAGGGTCTTCAGTGTTCCTGCACCGTGGGCACCAAATATTACAGCGAGTACTATACCtggtttctcttcattttctgctacactgtgcct tctctctccctcatctgCTTCTCCTACTCTCAGCTGCTGGGGGTCTTCAGAGCT GTTGCAGCTCAGCAGCAGGAGGCAGCTACAACCCAGAAGGCTGGGCGGGAGGTGAGCCAcaaggtggtgatgatggtgggaTCCTTCTGTCTCTGTTACACGCCCTACGCTGCCCTGGCCATGTATATAGTCAACAACCATAACCACGGGGTGGACTTACGGTTTGTCACCATTCCTGCCTTCTTCCCCAAGAGTGCTTGCGTCTACAATCCCATCATCTACTGCTTCATGAATAAGCAG TTCCAAGCTTGCATCATGGAGATGGTGTGTGGAAGGCCCATGACAGATGAGTCTGACATGTCTAGCTCCCAGAAAATGGAAGTTTCTACCGTCTCTTCTAGCCAAGTTGGCCCCATACTGGCctgtttgcagcaacaaggattttacatttaa
- the CALU gene encoding calumenin isoform X1, with protein sequence MDLRQFLTCLSLCTAFALSKPTEKKDRVHHEPQLSDKVHNDAQSFDYDHDAFLGAEEAKTFDQLTPEESKERLGKIVSKIDGDKDGFVTVDELKDWIKFAQKRWIYEDVERQWKGHDLNEDGLVSWEEYKNATYGYVLDDPDPDDGFNYKQMMVRDERRFKMADKDGDLIATKEEFTAFLHPEEYDYMKDIVVQETMEDIDKNADGFIDLEEYIGDMYSHDGNADEPEWVKTEREQFVEFRDKNRDGKMDKEETKDWILPSDYDHAEAEARHLVYESDQNKDGKLTKEEIVDKYDLFVGSQATDFGEALVRHDEF encoded by the exons ATGGACCTGCGACAGTTTCTTACATGCCTGTCCCTGTGCACAGCCTTTGCCTTGAGCAAGCCCACGGAAAAGAAGGACCGTGTACACCATGAGCCTCAGCTCAGTGACAAAGTTCACAATGATGCTCAGAGTTTTGATTATGACCATGATGCCTTCTTGGGTGCTGAAGAAGCAAAAACCTTTGATCAGCTGACACCAGAAGAGAGCAAGGAAAGACTTGG AAAGATTGTAAGTAAAATAGATGGCGACAAGGACGGGTTTGTCACTGTGGATGAGCTCAAAGACTGGATTAAATTTGCACAAAAGCGCTGGATTTACGAGGATGTAGAGCGACAGTGGAAGGGGCATGACCTCAATGAGGACGGCCTCGTTTCCTGGGAAGAGTATAAAAATGCCACCTACGGCTACGTTTTAG atgaTCCAGACCCTGATGATGGATTTAACTATAAACAGATGATGGTTAGAGATGAGCGGAGGTTTAAAATGGCAGACAAGGATGGAGACCTCATTGCCACAAAGGAGGAATTCACAGCTTTCCTGCACCCTGAGGAGTATGACTACATGAAGGATATAGTAGTACAG GAAACAATGGAAGATATAGATAAGAATGCTGATGGTTTCATTGATCTGGAGGAGTATATTG GTGACATGTACAGCCATGATGGAAATGCTGATGAGCCAGAATGGGTAAAGACTGAGAGAGAACAATTTGTTGAGTTTCGAGATAAGAACCGAGATGGGAAGATGGATAAGGAAGAGACCAAAGACTGGATCCTTCCCTCAGACTATGATCATGCAGAGGCAGAAGCCAGGCACCTAGTCTACGAATCCGACCAAAACAAG GATGGCAAACTTACCAAGGAGGAGATTGTTGACAAGTATGATTTATTTGTGGGCAGCCAGGCCACAGATTTTGGTGAGGCCTTAGTACGACATGACGAGTTCTGA
- the CALU gene encoding calumenin isoform X2: protein MDLRQFLTCLSLCTAFALSKPTEKKDRVHHEPQLSDKVHNDAQSFDYDHDAFLGAEEAKTFDQLTPEESKERLGVIVDKIDADKDGFVTEGELKSWIKHAQKKYIYDNVENQWQEFDLNQDGLISWDEYRNVTYGTYLDDPDPDDGFNYKQMMVRDERRFKMADKDGDLIATKEEFTAFLHPEEYDYMKDIVVQETMEDIDKNADGFIDLEEYIGDMYSHDGNADEPEWVKTEREQFVEFRDKNRDGKMDKEETKDWILPSDYDHAEAEARHLVYESDQNKDGKLTKEEIVDKYDLFVGSQATDFGEALVRHDEF from the exons ATGGACCTGCGACAGTTTCTTACATGCCTGTCCCTGTGCACAGCCTTTGCCTTGAGCAAGCCCACGGAAAAGAAGGACCGTGTACACCATGAGCCTCAGCTCAGTGACAAAGTTCACAATGATGCTCAGAGTTTTGATTATGACCATGATGCCTTCTTGGGTGCTGAAGAAGCAAAAACCTTTGATCAGCTGACACCAGAAGAGAGCAAGGAAAGACTTGG AGTGATTGTAGATAAAATAGACGCGGATAAAGATGGGTTTGTGACGGAGGGGGAGCTGAAATCCTGGATTAAGCACGCCCAGAAGAAATACATATATGACAATGTTGAAAACCAATGGCAGGAGTTTGATTTGAATCAAGACGGCTTAATCTCCTGGGATGAGTACAGAAACGTGACTTATGGCACTTACCTGG atgaTCCAGACCCTGATGATGGATTTAACTATAAACAGATGATGGTTAGAGATGAGCGGAGGTTTAAAATGGCAGACAAGGATGGAGACCTCATTGCCACAAAGGAGGAATTCACAGCTTTCCTGCACCCTGAGGAGTATGACTACATGAAGGATATAGTAGTACAG GAAACAATGGAAGATATAGATAAGAATGCTGATGGTTTCATTGATCTGGAGGAGTATATTG GTGACATGTACAGCCATGATGGAAATGCTGATGAGCCAGAATGGGTAAAGACTGAGAGAGAACAATTTGTTGAGTTTCGAGATAAGAACCGAGATGGGAAGATGGATAAGGAAGAGACCAAAGACTGGATCCTTCCCTCAGACTATGATCATGCAGAGGCAGAAGCCAGGCACCTAGTCTACGAATCCGACCAAAACAAG GATGGCAAACTTACCAAGGAGGAGATTGTTGACAAGTATGATTTATTTGTGGGCAGCCAGGCCACAGATTTTGGTGAGGCCTTAGTACGACATGACGAGTTCTGA